Genomic window (Rhododendron vialii isolate Sample 1 chromosome 4a, ASM3025357v1):
CATGTTGGATAGGCATGGAGGTGGACAGAGGCCTGATGTCCAAGATCCAGTTCCCATGTCTGGTGACAATGGTTTCGTTCCCACGTCATTTTCAGAAAATGAGTTGTCCCTTGAAGAGAAGCCAATTTCTGAATCCAAGTATCCCAATTCAATTCACCTACGCGGAGAATGTACGTTGGATCATGATGGACTATCCCTCAATGGAGTTAATGATATTAAGGTATCACTGATGGAGATGAAAGTTGGTAGAACATTGAGTGGACACCAGAAAAGCTCAGTGGTTAGCCCCCGATTGTCGTCTGAAACTAATACTTTGAATAAGACTGCTATTATGGGACACCGTTTTTGTGGGGATGCAGAAGATCTTTCTACCTCAAAACTGCAAGGTCTTCAAATTTCTGATGATGCACCTAAGGCTCTTTGTCCAAGTGTTGAGGAGAGTGTCTCCCAAGCTCTTCGTCCAAGCGTTGAGGGGAGTGTCTCCCAAAGGACAATTGCGCCTCATGCACCACATCTCTATTTCTCTGGTGCCGTATCAGGGAATGGGAAGCTTGGACATGAAAACTCCTATACGACAGAATTAGAAGACTCTAGTTTAATTGTAGACACAGTTTCTTCTGGTAATCATGAGGTCCTTACCACGGTTGGATCAAATGATGTTGCATATGTCTCTAGCCCTGTTGCTTGCTCCACAGCAGGTTTCCATCCTGGCTATCGGGAAAAGACCTCAGTGGGAGCTACAGGAAGTCGTCAACATTTGAAGTCCTTGTCTGCTCTGGGTGGGGATTACAACAGTCACCTTAACAGCTTGCAATATGGTCGGTTTTGCTACGAGAACTCCTCAAGTGGGCCTGCTTTCCTTGTGCCTCCAGAATTGCATTCCCAGTTTCAACCTAAGATTCCATGGGATGCAATTCGGCATTCGTATCAGTTCAAGCGTAATGGGTTCCACAATGCAAATGCCAATGGTGCAATCCCCAGACCTGTTTTCTACCACCCGAACACGCTGCTAATACCCGGTGCAAGTTTTGGTGTTGAAGAGATGCCAAAGCCGCGAGGAACTGGGACGTATATACCAAATGCGGTAAACTCTTTTTTCATATTCTGTGTTTTGTGCATTTTAAGATTCATTTGAAAACATGGCATCACTTGATATTATAGTAGTCTGCAGCTTCCTTCATTACTCCCCCCATCCTAATCTGTTCGTCCATTTTTCACTGTTCTGAACATCTCATATAAATTTCTGTATTTTGTACTTCATTTAGTATTGGATGATTTTGAAAGCCCTTTACAAAACTAGTTGAGATCAATGGAGAAAATGAATTAATGTAGCCAACCATAATTGATTGGGGATTTAAGGCGTGGTTTGTTTTGATCTACAAATACTAAGTGAGATCTTTTATTTGGTAGAACTTCTTtaacttttttcacaaaaaattatatattggTTAATTTTCTATGTTCTCTGATTAGTTTGttttatatgattttgaaacaCATTGTCTACAAAAAAACTGGTTGAGATCTTTTGATGGgttggaaatatttttgaatttgattcacGAATGCTCCTTATTTGTTGATCCCGATACAGAGACAAGGCCgccaaaaatagacaaacaaatggGGAGGGATGGGAGTATTATATTAATACTCGGGCTGGGGTGGTAATTGTTGTATCATTGTATTGCTTTcatatattattttttgcagAACCGGCCACCATACTGGAAGCCGTATGCTGCAAGGGGAAGGAATCAGGGACCACTGTCCTCTCCGCGCACCAATGGGCGAGTGGGACCACACATCGACAGCACTAGTGAACAAGCACAACTTCTTGATCAAGGTTATGGGAAGTTTGGGTCTTTTGGTTTCTATGAATCTGGTTCCCCTCGTAGACAGGTGCAAAACAACGCTAATGGTTTTCATCtccagcctgagggatttgttgaaTTTGGGTTAGTTGCGCAAGTTCCATTAGTAGTGCCCTTGTCAGAAAGCAGTAGACCAGTTACTCCTCCTGCCTCTTTGTTAACTCAGGATTCTTCTCAAAGTGTTCCGACGCCGGGTACGAATCAGGATAGGTAAGAGAAATTGTTAAGCTGTGGAAAATTTAAGGCGTATTTGGAACTTCTGAATGGAAAGGGAGAGGAAGAAATAAACAGGAGAGAATATATAGGGAATCTAGtgattttcctttgtttggtttcatGAAGAAAATATAACCGAGAATTCATTTTTGAATACTTCATGTTTAGTTTTAGAGAGAAACAGGAAGGGAAATACCAAATAATTGAATGtgaaagcaaaagaagaaaggagaagagGACTTCTCCTCTGGACTTTCATTTTCAGAACCAAACAAAGGGAGGAagcaatgtttttcttttcctttcttttctcaagttccaaacagaaccCTAAATTCATTCTTGTGCTGGTAGACATTTCCGGGATTCTATTTCATCCCTTGTTCTGTTTTGGACGTGCAGGGTAATGGATAAATCATCATACCGTCTGAAGGATGAAGAGGATTTCCCACCATTGTCTAGCTGATTGTTGTTTGAAGGGTTTCTTTACATTATATCGGCATGGTAAGTATGCATAGAACACAATGTGCTAACAAACCAGCGTAAGTCACAGCTTCCTGCCTTTGTTGTTCAGTTCTCCATCGCTTGTGATTTTAGAAAGGGGGAGGCCTTTTTCCCAGTGTAGTGCAAATGCCTTTTGTACATTGTAGTAATCATATGCTCCCCAGATAAATCTTCACATCTTTGTTTAACATTGAGTTCTTGTATATGTATAGCATACTGAAAACTAGGGTTGTCAAGCTGATTTTGTTTTCGAAATTGTTTCTCCCTGTACCTTATTTATAGTGGCCAATTATTTGTCGTCGCATAGTTGAATAGCTGGAATATATGTCCaatttttatgttgttttgtaACTGGAATGATGTTTCAATCTTTTGGCTTCCTGTTGAGTGAGAAAGCATTACTGCCTGTTATAAATCTGAAATTTGTACTCACCACCCTTAACCTTCCAAATTGCTTGTATTGATGTGCTATAGTAAGGATGTTCTAGTGTAATATTGATTTGCTACGGTCTCAAATTGCTTGTCCCTTTTCACTATTTGGaacctctcaaaaaattatctatatcttaTACATCTCATTTTCTTTGGACTTTTTCAATGTTTGTGTCGTTTTTTAAACTCGTATATCttccaatatggatctcaaaaaatatgcaatatggatattgtttgatagttcttgattagatttataatacaaagttttcaaaattataaaaaaatattataaatttaaagatataagAATTTAAAGAATGGCGTGAATATCGAAAAAGACCCAAGAAAatgggatagagggagtatgatgtttttgaaattatatagtaaaacattatagattgtgagatgtagataattttttgagtggcACGACTATCCAAAAGTGACCAGTAATTTGGGACAAGAGTGAGTATGCTTGAAGAAAATGGATttgtaattttgtttgttttgatagGTATGGACATGTAGGTGAGGCCGATTTCGTTCTGGTGAAAATATTTGCGAGATCTACTTCCCTACTATTTAAACAAACGGAAAGTCTAAGCTTACCGATCCAAAATTCCGATCAGAATCCCGACGTTCCGCCGGGCacactccggccaccagacgattgatctgagccgtccaaaaattctaaaaaaaaaaccgagtgggctttcgtgggaataaacggcatccgacgtgtttagatggccgatccaaacaatccatttttgtgtttggataggccaaaaatggagtgcttggatcggtcacctacacacgtcggatgctgTTTATTCTCGCGCgagcccacttggtttttttttatagaatttttggacggcttggatcagccgtccggtggccggagtgtgcCCGGCGGGGCGTCAGGATTCCAATCGTCAGAAACTGTAGCACCACTCTTAAACAAATTACATAGGAGGATATTATAAAGTGGAACACATATAGATGCGAATGGCTGACAATGTTTGCTTGGTTGTTCAGCTAATTACGCcaaatggtttattttttgtccttactcaaaaaaatttcgcatatgttagtttttcatcaatttttttttatagattattgctTTATTATGACAACAGGAATCtaaaaagtgcaaaattataatcgaaactcaaattattttgaataaagatggaaaaaattggcttatttgtctttatttaaaaaaattaggttttgatcgtaattttttactttttagatttttttcgTCAAGaagaattaataatccacaaaaagttgacgaaaaactaacaaatgcgaaaaaaatttgaataagaacaaaaaaaaaagccatttagctaatttagccgaacaaccaaTCTTCCCGAAAATGAAAGGGCATGAAACTTCCAATTCGACAATCACTTATTATGGAATCTAATCCAGATCGAGTTCTCCATATTCGAACCTGGGTAGATCCCTCTCTGGCTCCTCCACAGTATTAATGCCCAACACTTCAACAAGGAACTCCCCTCGGGAAAACACTCGTATTAGGACAAGCAAATAATTTAGACTTGTGGCTAAATTAACCTTTTGATTTGTCAATttactcactattgtcagcccattgggctgattttaaaatttttcattcaaGAATGCAAGTTTGTAACTCCTGCATTATCTTCTGGTGATACGAAATAGTGTACTTTCTCCGGAGCATATATTCCTGCCAAATCTCGTTCAATCTCTGTCTTTGTGTGTATATGTGATTCCGTCCCCATCATTTTCCATATTTTTCTTTATGATTGAACAGCAAAAGAAGAATTTCATTaatgttaaaatgagggattgTAAAGACTAAAGGGCACACAAGCAAAAGGCATCACACTG
Coding sequences:
- the LOC131322381 gene encoding uncharacterized protein LOC131322381 isoform X2, producing MGDLRSSIGAAAEERRAPSPPPSNPSPSSIGSKRWAIAEEATQEILCRVQPTVESEKRRRKVIDYVQRLIRGCVDCKVFPFGSVPLKTYLPDGDIDLTAFGGASVEEALLNDVVSVLEAEDQNSAAEFIVKDVQLIRAEVKLVKCMVQNIVVDISFNQLGGLCTLCFLEKVDHLIGNDHLFKRSIILIKAWCYYESRILGAHHGLISTYALETLVLYIFHRFHSTLNGPLAVLYRFLDHFSKFDWDNNCVRLTGPIPISPEIVAEKPENGGSDLLFSDDFLRDCADMFSVPSRTVDTNSRLFPQKHLNIVDPLKQNNNLGRSVSKGNFYRIKSAFTYGARKLGLILLLPEDNIGGELHNFFSNMLDRHGGGQRPDVQDPVPMSGDNGFVPTSFSENELSLEEKPISESKYPNSIHLRGECTLDHDGLSLNGVNDIKVSLMEMKVGRTLSGHQKSSVVSPRLSSETNTLNKTAIMGHRFCGDAEDLSTSKLQGLQISDDAPKALCPSVEESVSQALRPSVEGSVSQRTIAPHAPHLYFSGAVSGNGKLGHENSYTTELEDSSLIVDTVSSGNHEVLTTVGSNDVAYVSSPVACSTAGFHPGYREKTSVGATGSRQHLKSLSALGGDYNSHLNSLQYGRFCYENSSSGPAFLVPPELHSQFQPKIPWDAIRHSYQFKRNGFHNANANGAIPRPVFYHPNTLLIPGASFGVEEMPKPRGTGTYIPNANRPPYWKPYAARGRNQGPLSSPRTNGRVGPHIDSTSEQAQLLDQGYGKFGSFGFYESGSPRRQVQNNANGFHLQPEGFVEFGLVAQVPLVVPLSESSRPVTPPASLLTQDSSQSVPTPGTNQDRVMDKSSYRLKDEEDFPPLSS
- the LOC131322381 gene encoding uncharacterized protein LOC131322381 isoform X3, with protein sequence MYVGPCASSGTGFKPTPGSKNAVFPFGSVPLKTYLPDGDIDLTAFGGASVEEALLNDVVSVLEAEDQNSAAEFIVKDVQLIRAEVKLVKCMVQNIVVDISFNQLGGLCTLCFLEKVDHLIGNDHLFKRSIILIKAWCYYESRILGAHHGLISTYALETLVLYIFHRFHSTLNGPLAVLYRFLDHFSKFDWDNNCVRLTGPIPISPEIVAEKPENGGSDLLFSDDFLRDCADMFSVPSRTVDTNSRLFPQKHLNIVDPLKQNNNLGRSVSKGNFYRIKSAFTYGARKLGLILLLPEDNIGGELHNFFSNMLDRHGGGQRPDVQDPVPMSGDNGFVPTSFSENELSLEEKPISESKYPNSIHLRGECTLDHDGLSLNGVNDIKVSLMEMKVGRTLSGHQKSSVVSPRLSSETNTLNKTAIMGHRFCGDAEDLSTSKLQGLQISDDAPKALCPSVEESVSQALRPSVEGSVSQRTIAPHAPHLYFSGAVSGNGKLGHENSYTTELEDSSLIVDTVSSGNHEVLTTVGSNDVAYVSSPVACSTAGFHPGYREKTSVGATGSRQHLKSLSALGGDYNSHLNSLQYGRFCYENSSSGPAFLVPPELHSQFQPKIPWDAIRHSYQFKRNGFHNANANGAIPRPVFYHPNTLLIPGASFGVEEMPKPRGTGTYIPNANRPPYWKPYAARGRNQGPLSSPRTNGRVGPHIDSTSEQAQLLDQGYGKFGSFGFYESGSPRRQVQNNANGFHLQPEGFVEFGLVAQVPLVVPLSESSRPVTPPASLLTQDSSQSVPTPGTNQDRVMDKSSYRLKDEEDFPPLSS
- the LOC131322381 gene encoding uncharacterized protein LOC131322381 isoform X1, with the protein product MGDLRSSIGAAAEERRAPSPPPSNPSPSSIGSKRWAIAEEATQEILCRVQPTVESEKRRRKVIDYVQRLIRGCVDCKTNFQVFPFGSVPLKTYLPDGDIDLTAFGGASVEEALLNDVVSVLEAEDQNSAAEFIVKDVQLIRAEVKLVKCMVQNIVVDISFNQLGGLCTLCFLEKVDHLIGNDHLFKRSIILIKAWCYYESRILGAHHGLISTYALETLVLYIFHRFHSTLNGPLAVLYRFLDHFSKFDWDNNCVRLTGPIPISPEIVAEKPENGGSDLLFSDDFLRDCADMFSVPSRTVDTNSRLFPQKHLNIVDPLKQNNNLGRSVSKGNFYRIKSAFTYGARKLGLILLLPEDNIGGELHNFFSNMLDRHGGGQRPDVQDPVPMSGDNGFVPTSFSENELSLEEKPISESKYPNSIHLRGECTLDHDGLSLNGVNDIKVSLMEMKVGRTLSGHQKSSVVSPRLSSETNTLNKTAIMGHRFCGDAEDLSTSKLQGLQISDDAPKALCPSVEESVSQALRPSVEGSVSQRTIAPHAPHLYFSGAVSGNGKLGHENSYTTELEDSSLIVDTVSSGNHEVLTTVGSNDVAYVSSPVACSTAGFHPGYREKTSVGATGSRQHLKSLSALGGDYNSHLNSLQYGRFCYENSSSGPAFLVPPELHSQFQPKIPWDAIRHSYQFKRNGFHNANANGAIPRPVFYHPNTLLIPGASFGVEEMPKPRGTGTYIPNANRPPYWKPYAARGRNQGPLSSPRTNGRVGPHIDSTSEQAQLLDQGYGKFGSFGFYESGSPRRQVQNNANGFHLQPEGFVEFGLVAQVPLVVPLSESSRPVTPPASLLTQDSSQSVPTPGTNQDRVMDKSSYRLKDEEDFPPLSS